Below is a genomic region from Roseovarius arcticus.
GAGTCTTTCGCGAACTTGTCGCTCTGGAAATAAAGGAAGTTCTCGCCTTGGCGGATGGGCCTTGCCTGCGTGAATGTCGAGTAGGGTTCAGAATCAAAAACAAACCCCCCGCCGCCATTGGGCCACGGGGGGTTTGCGATTCGTCAGAGTAACAGTGTGACTCGCATCACGCTTCGCGCTCTAACTTTTTACGCGCCAATTTACGGGCGCGGCGGATCGCTTCGGCCTTCTGGCGCGCATTTTTCTCGGACGGCTTCTCGAAATGTTGCTTGAGCTTCATTTCGCGGAACACGCCTTCGCGCTGTAGCTTCTTCTTCAAAGCTCGAAGAGCTTGATCGACGTTGTTGTCGCGGACACTAACCTGCATGTGGTTTTCACCACCTCTCTAAGAAAAAATTTGCAATAACTTGCAGGACCCCGCCCTCTAACAAGATCAGAGGGATTTGTCGAGTCTGATATGACGACCTTTGGGTGCCCGTCCTAAAATTTGCACCATAGCTAACACCGCCTGCTCCGAATTGTAATCAGAAGCCGCTTTGCCTAATTCGGACGGGCATTCACGACCCAATCGCGCCTTTTGCATGGGGCTGCTCGACGCGGATGACGGTCAACTGACGGCGCTGATCTTTGCGCGTGTCCCAGTAGAACCCCGCGCCCTCCGACAGACCCAGAAGGGCAACACCTATCGGGGTCATGATTGAAACCTGCTGGCGCGAGATATCGGCGTTTTCAGGGTAAACAAGCGTCACAGCCTTTTCCTGACCCGTTGTTTCATCGCGGTAAGTTACCGCACTGCCAATCGTCACAACATTCGCGGGCATTTTCTTGGATTTTGCGATGCGGGCGCGGCCAATTTCGTTCAGCAGGCGTTCGGCCAGTGCTGGATTGTGCTGCATCGCACCGGCTGCAAGTGCCTCGATGTGAGTGAGCTCATCCTCACTGATTACGATTTTAGGGTCACGCGCGCGGCGGGTCTTGGTGGCGTGAAGGATCTGGTGTGTCATTGGATGACCTCCGTTGGAGAGCGTTGGAAACATGGCATCTTGCAAATTGCCTTATGGCAAAGAGGCGTCCCTCAGGCTGCGGACGTAACTTTCAGAACCCTCAGCGAGGCGATCGTGCCATCCTCGCGCAGCAGCGGCGCGCGCTGGCCGACTCGCATCCCAATCAGCGCAGCCCCCAGATTTGAACAAACCGGGATCACGTCGCACTCTAGTTCGCTTCGCGGCCTGTGGCGCATCAGACCGATCTGCGCCGGATCGCCATTCACCGAATAGGTCACATAGGACGCGCCAGTCACAAGATCTTCGTACATCCCGTCGCAGTTATGCGTGATTGTGCTGAGCTTGTGTCGCAGGACGTACCGTAAAAATGGCTGATCTGCGACGTCGGGCTGGTTCAGATGCTGCCGAAGCTGCCGGTAATCTTCGTCAGGCAAGGGCGCCGACCGTCTTGGGGCGGTTTTGATTCCAGAATGCTCTTTGGAAGTGATCAGTTGATGTGGATTGATGCCGTGCATGGATACTCCTCGGACGCCGCAACGTCTCGTACTCAATTCAGATTGGTGAGGAGGCCCCGGGAAACGTAGAAGGCGCGCTTGCGCCTAAATCCCCCGGGGAGGCAGGCGGTTTAGCAAAAGAAACCGAAAATGATCTACATGTGCCTTCATAGCCATTGATGTAGGAATGCTTCTTGTGTGTGTCAATTGTTGACCGGTCAAAGAGTGATGTCAGTAAATCGCTTCGGTGCCATATCGCATCAGCGCATCGTGATGTTGTCGGGAGGCCCATCTTGCCCCGAGTCATTCCACCGTTCTGTCGGCGGGGCCGGATGTCGGGTTAGCTCACGAAAGTGGCTGGCGCATTCACGACTTCCCTTGCGCCTTCAGCGATGGCCCGCTTCCATCCGTCTCGAAGGTGCCTTGCAGCAGGCCGGATCGGGCTAAAGCAAGTGTATTCAAGATCACCATCCTCCAACGCCGGACTGTATAACGCGAGAAATTCAGATCGGCTGCAAGCTTACTGCAAGACTGCGGGGGGGCAATGTGGGCCAGCATCCTCGGGAGGAGGTGAAGATGCTGGCCCCTGCGGCGTTCAGCCCTGGGAGGCAGGACCGCGCCGCTCGTGCTGGTCGGCTCTGGGAGGAGTGAGAGCCAGCACTTTCTCGGGATGACCGCCTGCTGAGAGGCGCAGCCGGTCATGACGCTTGGCGCCTTGGCGCATGTCAGTCTTAGTCCGAATGATCTGTCATCAGGGTTTCGGCGTAGGCGGGAATCTCGGTGCGCTTGATCCCAATTTCTGCCAACTGGCGGTCATTCATCTCGTAGAGCACTTTCACCATGCGGCTGAGCTGCACCGTGTACATCAGCGATGCGAGCCAGCGCACTGTGCCGGCGCCCATGCGCACCAATGCGGCACCAAGCGGCGCGGCCCAGTTTGGCCTGTGAAAATCAACGGAGGCGAAGCGGCGCACATCATGTGCAACCTGTTTGATGCTAGCAGCCATATGCTGTCTCCCATGCGAGACGTGTGATGTGGCTGCGGGGAATTGCCAGATCTCGTAGTTCCTGGTCCGATAGGGCCGAGAGCTCTGTGATCGTCCGGCAGTAAAGTTTGCGGCGGCTCCGTGCCGCCTGAAGCTTGCCCACGGCTTGCTGAAAAACCGTGCGCGTGCCTACAAAAACGCCGCCGAGTTGTTGCATTGAATGTGTATCGGTCATGTTTGCTCCTCGGTGCTTGCTGCAGCGCGGAATTTATGCTGCACTGCAGAAATAGGCGGCCAAGACGGGGCTCACAACTCTTCAAAACCGCATAGCCGCTATGACGGAATGGAACAGGAAGCTCGCAAAGATGGATATTTCGTCGCAGATGTTGCTTTTCGTAAAGGTCGTTGAGCGCGGCAGCATATCCGCCGCCGCGCGCGCTGTGGGTCAGACCCCTTCAGCGGTCAGCAAGCAGATCGGGATGCTAGAGGATCAAGTTCGTCACCGCCTGCTAAACCGGACGCGCAGCGGCGTGCTACCAACGCCCGAAGGCCACGATTTCTACGAAAAGTGTAAGGCGCTGGCGGAAAAGTTCGCAGATGCCAAGGCACACATCCAAAGCCTTGATGGGTCACCGCGCGGCAAACTGAAGATCGCGTCCAGCGTGGCGTTTGGTAAATCGCAACTTATTCCGGTTCTGCCCAAATTCCTTAACGCCTATCCGGACGTCAGCGTAGCATTGGACCTAACTGACCGCGATATCGACATTGAGGCCGAACGCTTTGACGTCGCGATCTGCTTTGCCGAGCAGCGTAAAATGTCCGACATCGTCGTCCGTAAATTTATGCAGAGCCGAAGGATACTTTGCGCGGCGCCTGCATATCTGGAGCGTGCAGGCCACCCTCAGAATTTTGCGGATTTGGCGCAGCACAATTGCCTGCGGCTTGCGGGTAATCACGAGCGAAACGAGTGGATATGGCAAAGCGATGCCAAGAGCGCGAATTTCGAGGCAAAGGGCAATTTCGAGGGCAACAGCACTGACGTGGTCTTTCGCGCGACGCTTGCAGGCCTCGGAATTGCGCGATTGCCGTCCTATCTGGTTGCGGCCAAGCTGCAATCGGCTGAACTGATCCGCGTGCTGCCTGAGTATTCACAGCAGAATGCTGAAATCGCAGTGCTTTTTGCTGACAAACGCAACCTGGCGCCCAGGATCCGGGTATTCGTCGATTTCCTCGTGAAGGAGTTTCGTAGCGGTCCGGAGTTCTGCCTAGTTGAAGCGTAGCTCTGAAAGGATCGATTTTCACTCTGCCACCTTTAGGTAAGGCCTCAGCAATTGGGGCCCGAAATGATCAGAGAACTGAACTCCGTTAGGCACATCTGGAAGATGCCGAGCGAACACCATGTGCGTGTTTTGTTGGAAGAATTGATCTGGCCTATTGGTCACTGCTGCCCGCACGGCTGCAGTATGCGGTCCGTGGCGCTGTCAATCGGCGCGTGGTGGGCTGTATCAATGCGCCAAACCTGAATGCCGTAAGCAGTCTACAATTACTACCAAAACGCCAAGGCGTTCGACAAAGCTGGACCTTTGAGTAGCCGCGCTCTTCGTCGTACTGACATACAGCAAGGCAATATCGTCAGTTCTTATGTCAGGGATCTTGGGCGAGCATCGGAAAGCTGCTTGGGAACTCGGGTCAGTGATCGATTGACCGATTTGCAATTGTCTTTGACAACCAGATGAGCGCGCCAACAACAACACCCCAAAACGCCCCGCTTACGCCGAAAAGCGTCATGCCGCTTGCTGCTATCAAAAACGTCAGTGCTGGCGCTTCCAACTGAGTGGATTCGCTGAAAGCAGCCGAGATCGAGCCAACCAAAGCGGGGATAAGCGCCAGCCCAGCCACCGAAGTGATGAGCGCGATCGGCGCAAGGCTGGCCAATGACGTTACAAGCGCTGCGGCAAAGGCCAGGAATACATAAACGATCCCCGATGTTATCGCAGCCCAGTAACGGATCGCTGGATCGCGGCCAGCGTCTTCACCTGCCATCATCGCCGCCGTGATCGCGGACATGTTGACGGGAATCGATCCGAACGATGCAAACGCAAGGCTGACAAGGCCGGTTTTCCGGATGAGGGGTTGGCGTTCCACCGGATAGCCGTTCAGTTCCAGCACCGCAAAGCCGGGGATGTTTTGCCCCGCCATCGTCACCAGATAAAGCGGCAGAGCGATGGAAAAGAATGACTGGATTGTAAAGATCGGCACGGTTGGGGCAAAGGCAGGCAGCCATACTATGTCAGTTTGAATAGTGTTGCCCGACGTGTCGACGGCGAAATAGAGAACCAAAAGAAACGCAAACACCGCAAACGGCATTGCGGCCAGCCTGTTCCATGTCAATCCAATCAGCCACGCGACGAGTACAGGCAGGACCAACAAAGGAATGGTGCCGAGCGCAATCGCAGGGGCCAGACACAGCTTGAGCAGGACACCTGCAAGCAACCCGTTTGCGATGGGTTTCGGGATGGCGGCTACGATCCGACCAAGGGTTGGTATAAAGCCCGTTAGGACGATCAATCCGGCGCAAAAAATCAGCGCCCCGACAGCCTCGGCAAAACCGCCCGGCAAAGTGGCCGTTGCCGCAAGAAATGCGGCCCCAGGCGTGGACCATGCTACAGCGGCGGGAATTCGCGTCACGGCAGGTAGCCAGATGCTGCAAATACCCATGCCGACGGTTGCAAAGAAAAGCCCGGTCGTAGCCTGCTCGCCCGTCGCCCCCATCGCAGTCAGCCCCGCTAGCACGATGGCGAATGACGCTGAATATCCCACAAATGCGGCGAGCATTCCCATGGAAACGGCAGGTATTGAAAGATCGCGGAACATAGAATTAAAACGCCCTGGTTCGATTTTTCGACACCTTTATAGACATCGACTAATCTTCCATAGGGGTCATTCAAAATCGCAAGCAAGAAGGCAGCTTCGTCTAAGATTTTTCGCCGCTGCATCACAAGATGACAGCAGCCACAGACCTTAGCCTTAGGACACATTCCACCCTACGTTTCACTGATGCACTGCAGCCAGCACAAGCAGACATCCGCGAAGGGATGAATAATCAGCACTATACTGCTTTCACAACATCGAATTCAGAAGCAATGCGCGGACGCACTCCAGGATCCATAGTCACCGACGCGAGAGAGAACTTGAACGGTGCTAATGCGCCGAATGTTGTGCAAATCAACGGATCCTAGACCCTATCGAGCACTAAATTCACATATTTGGCTTTGCGGCATCAATTGAACGAGGTTTATTCCTCAAAGGATTGAAATCGAGAGCAGCGCGAGGCTGAACCATAAAATCAGGACACCCGCGATGATCTGGAGAACCGGTGCCGCGACCCCGATGACGCTGGCCCGCCCGCCTGAAAAAGCCGCCACGCCACGCAAGGCAACGCTGGAAATGGCCACGCCGGAGGTCAGGATCGCGGTGCCTAGCCCCATTGCGATCGTCGCGACAAACCCGGCCGCTTTGATGTCGAGTTGCCAGGCGATCACAAGCAGGAAAATGGCGCCAGTGCAGGGGCGTATGGCGATACTGGCAACTAGCGCCGCAGATTCACGAAATGTCTTTATGGACGCTACCTGTTCGGGATCGGGGCCGTGTGCGTGGCCGCAGCCGTCACTGTGATGCACATGTCCTGCGTGGTCAGGAGTGTTTGTTTTTCGGCGCGATATAGTGCGCAATCCGCGCAGCATAACGATGATCCCGACGACGGCGATTGCCAGATAGCTTGCGGGGGCGAGCCATTGTTCCGCGATCACGGTCAGGTGGTTTGCCGACAACTGAAGCAGCGAAAAGCCACCGTAGACAAGCACGACAGCCCAAATAGCTTGTGCTAGGCTCGATGCGACGGCCAGAACGATCATGCGGGACGCGGGAACGGTCGACCCCAAACCCACCCCGCCAATCAGGTATTTGCCATGGCCGGGACCGGCGGCATGAACGACACCGTAAGCGCCTGCCGCCAATAGCAGCGCGGCCCAGCCGCCCGGTGCGCCCGATCTGATCGCGCGCACGGCGGCGGCCATCTCGTTCTGGAACGCACGCTGTTGGGTGACGGCCCAGTCCATCACACCGGGGAACGTAGCGGACCCGATGGCGAACAGCAGGGCCGCAGCCAAGATCAGAACAATCGGGATCGTTAAGCGCAATTTACAACGATCCGGTCTGCGAACAATTGGCCGACATTGGCGATGTCCGGTGTTTCTTCGCGATTGAGAAGCGCAAGGCTTTGTTTCATTTCGTCGGATTGTTCGCCGGGTGTGTAAGGGACGACGACCGCTTCACATGTTTCATTCCCAACGAAGGATGGATCATTCGTAATGGCGAAAGCAAAGAAATAAGTAGATTCGTAGAACGCGACCTCGACGGATTTGTTGGTGAGGATGGCAGGCGTTTCCAACTTGCGCAAAAAAGTCAGTTGAAGTCGTCCGTCAACGAGATCGACGGCAAGATCGCTGGGCCAAGCCATTTCTATCAGGTCACTATCGATAGAGAGATGCGCGGAACCGTCGAAATCGTCCGGCCAATCGCTATAGGCAGCGCGGATCGCTTCACGGTCCGCATTGGACAGGGTGCCGTCAGGTTGCGGCTCGATACCACGCGACGACAAATCATACAGGGTTTCGAATTCATCATAAAGCCAAGTGATCGACAAGGCATCGAGCGTTTCGTCACCTGACATGATAAAATCTATGCCACCATCCACAAATATGTGGGGGTGCGCATTCATTGGTGCGGCAAGGGCAATACCAACGGTCATTCCGATCACGAAGACGAATGGTCGTTTCACGAGTATTCAGTCCTGTTTTGATGCATCGGTTTGATATGATAGCGCTTGAAAAAACACAAACCTTGCGACGCGAGAGCGGCCGGTTTGCGCCTGTCGAGATGTCGTGGAAGCCAAGCGGGTCGCCACTGTATTGTTGCAACCGTGCTGCGAACCGGGCCACTTAGTCCTTTGGATGAAAGATACGGGTCGTTTTTTTAATTTAGAGTAGGAACGTCCAAATGTCGCCAATGTGGGATTAAATATTGCAGATCAGAAGGTGCTTACTCGGGGTTCTTTTTACGAACTCGTCTTCTATCCAGCTAAGAACGCGTCGTTGCCCGCCAAAGGCCACCATCTCAATTGCCTTTCCAAAACTCACCCATCGGTATTCGCTGTGCTCATGATTTAATGACACAGTCGTGGAGGCGTCTATGAAGGCGACAAACACGGGGGCTATCGTAATCGCATCACGATCAGCTTCATAGAATTGCTCGCAAGTGTCAGCCGAATACAATGCGCTAGGCTTCAAGCCAGTCTCTTCATTGAGTTCACGCAGGGCGGTTTGCCAAGCTGTTTCACCTTCCTCAATGCTTCCCGCCACCTGACACCACTCGCCTATCAAAGTCTGAGTTCTTTTAAGTAGTAAAACTTCATGCCGCGCCTCAGTTTTTCGGATAGCTACGAGCGATGCAAGGAACGACCTGATTGGAATTTCCGCCATAGTCTATATTTCACACCTTATTATTTGCTGCCTCTTTTTAGGTGACTGGGTGTGATTGGCAAAGGGTCGCAATGTCCGCAGAACCGCCATACGCGTAAAGCGTTCGGCTTCGTTTGGTGAAAAATCGGGATTAAATTTGATCGCCCGGACTTCGCAACTTCTGCATCCTGCGCGTCGCAACCCGGTGTGGAGGCTGCAGCGCCAGCGGCCGGGTGTGCCGGTCTACGAGCGCCTTATGTCATCTGGCTGAGGAATGAACCGCGCACCTGAAGCGTATTCACACTTTCCGCCCCATATATGCCGATGACAGATAATACATGGACGGCCCAGAGCATGCGTAATTGGGCTGCGCGCTGTTCTGAGGGTCAACTCACGATAAGATCACAGGATGACCGCAAAGCGTAAAGATCGACGGCAATTTCGCCCTGAAGCCCGGCCAGCGCGCTGTTTCAGAGTGTTGGATAGGTCAACATGTTGGCTATTTCCGACTTTTTAAGAGATTGCAGAGCATTTCAGAACTGGTTTCAAACGTAGTGGCAGGGCCACGCGGCGGCGTTTGGTTTGTGCGAGGAATCCGGGCTGCCTCCGCCAATCTGCGTACATTTTTTTGGTCAAGGGGGCGATCATAGCCTGTGCTGACACTGCCACCGGGACAATCGTAATGCGCGGAGGGCGCGCCGCGCAGTGATCCGCGACGCGCCTTCCTCAGCCTTACACCTTCAGAGGTGTGTCGCTGCGTTTCCACTCCAGCGGTTGGAACACTTCATCAACGGGTGTTTCGGCCACGTGGTTGACGTAATTCGACATGGTTTTCTGCGCTAAACCCAAGATCACGTCCAGAACCGCACGGTGACCATAGCCCGCGTCAAAGAACGCTTTCATCTGCGCTTCTGATACATTCCCACGCTCGCGCACCATCTGAACCGTAAACGTGCGCAGCGCCTCAAGCTTGGCGGTAGGGAGCGCCGTCTCGTTGCGGAGCGCGTCTGTGATGTCGTCTGACACCTTCATCATCTTGGCGATGCCGGTGTGGGCCGGAACGCAATAGTGGCACTCATGCTCAACGTTGATCGACTGCCAGACAACCGTAAGCTCGTCGGCATTGAAATCCGTTTCAGTGAACAATTTATGAAGCAACTGATAGCCTTCATAGGCCTGCGGGCTTTCGGCGAGCACCTTGTGCAATCCCGGCAAACGGCCAAAGGCTTTTTGCGATTGCACTAAAAGCGGCTTGGAGGCGTCGGGCGCGGAATCTTGGTCGTGGAATGGAAACTTCATTTGGTCAACCTTTACTAAATTGTCATTAGATATCAGTTTACGCTTTCTTGATCGATCACTCAAGTATATATTTGAGCGATCATTCAACATATGGTGATCTGATGCCGCGCAAACCGAACCATGACCGCAATGACCTGATCAAACGCGCCCGCGACCTATTTTGGCGCCGTGGTTGGGCTGGAACGTCTTTGAAAGATCTCGAGGCTGCCTTGCAGGTAAAGCCAGGAAGTTTTTATGCAGCATTCGGATCAAAGGATGCGCTATTTGAACTTGCGATGGACAAGTACGCGATGGATGGCGCCGAGCGGTTGAAGGAACTGGCTCGGACCTATGGCCCAATCAAAGCGCTCCAGCGCTTTCCTGAAATGGCAATCGGAAGCAACGAGGCCCCCGCCAAGGCCTGCATGCTATCCAAGACGCTCCTTGAGCTTCATGCGCATAATCACCCGTTGGCGAGTAAGGCGAACCTGCATCTCTTGAGGATGGAGGAGCAATTTGCAGAGCTGTTCCAACAGGCACAGTCCGCCGGGGACATTGGCAGCGAACATGACCCCAAAGTGCTCGCCCGCCGGTATCAGTCCGACCTTCTGGGGCTGCGGGTGTCTGCAGAACGAGACGGTGTCGACGCCAAGGCAATTGCGCAGGAGATTGCAGACAGTCTGGTCCGCCTTTGACGGCTGTGCTGAGATGTGAAGCCAAATTTTTGGGAAATCACCTCGCACCTTTCGCAGATCCAGTACTGTCGGCGCAATATTGTCTGTCCTATCGGTTTTGCCAACAACTGCCCTCGCAATAATGATCATTCAAAATCGCAGAAGCCAACATTCCCATCGTTACTGGAATTGGGCATTTTGGGCTCCGAATTCGCGAGATCTCCCTGATTTTCTAGGTGCATGCTTCGTTCAGCCTCGCGAATCGAGCCAATAACGCCTATCGGGCCGGCAACAGCACCCAGATTTTGATATCTGGAATATGTTTTTGGCTGCGTTTTGATGCCCTTGGCCAACCGATGATAGGTATCATGCATATCCTTGAATGAAGGGTGAGGGATGACCATTACAACCCCATCCCCTCGGGTTCGCACCTACAAATCAATGTCATGCAATTCGTCATGCAAAATGTCATGCCGCCAGCGGGAGCCAAAGCTCTCCACGGGCGTATAATATATTTAATTTCAGTTAGTTAGATAGATTTTCACGGGGGGATTATGGTGGACCGAGGAGGATTCGAACCCCCGACCCCCTGATTCGTAGTCAGGTACTCTATCCAGCTGAGCTATCGGTCCACGCGGGCAGCAATTAGCGGCTGTGTTCCGGCTTTGCAAGGGGCGATTGCCAGTCAGGTGGGGTGATTTATAGA
It encodes:
- a CDS encoding NUDIX hydrolase, encoding MAEIPIRSFLASLVAIRKTEARHEVLLLKRTQTLIGEWCQVAGSIEEGETAWQTALRELNEETGLKPSALYSADTCEQFYEADRDAITIAPVFVAFIDASTTVSLNHEHSEYRWVSFGKAIEMVAFGGQRRVLSWIEDEFVKRTPSKHLLICNI
- the rnk gene encoding nucleoside diphosphate kinase regulator, which codes for MTHQILHATKTRRARDPKIVISEDELTHIEALAAGAMQHNPALAERLLNEIGRARIAKSKKMPANVVTIGSAVTYRDETTGQEKAVTLVYPENADISRQQVSIMTPIGVALLGLSEGAGFYWDTRKDQRRQLTVIRVEQPHAKGAIGS
- a CDS encoding benzoate/H(+) symporter BenE family transporter yields the protein MFRDLSIPAVSMGMLAAFVGYSASFAIVLAGLTAMGATGEQATTGLFFATVGMGICSIWLPAVTRIPAAVAWSTPGAAFLAATATLPGGFAEAVGALIFCAGLIVLTGFIPTLGRIVAAIPKPIANGLLAGVLLKLCLAPAIALGTIPLLVLPVLVAWLIGLTWNRLAAMPFAVFAFLLVLYFAVDTSGNTIQTDIVWLPAFAPTVPIFTIQSFFSIALPLYLVTMAGQNIPGFAVLELNGYPVERQPLIRKTGLVSLAFASFGSIPVNMSAITAAMMAGEDAGRDPAIRYWAAITSGIVYVFLAFAAALVTSLASLAPIALITSVAGLALIPALVGSISAAFSESTQLEAPALTFLIAASGMTLFGVSGAFWGVVVGALIWLSKTIANRSIDH
- a CDS encoding TetR/AcrR family transcriptional regulator, which translates into the protein MPRKPNHDRNDLIKRARDLFWRRGWAGTSLKDLEAALQVKPGSFYAAFGSKDALFELAMDKYAMDGAERLKELARTYGPIKALQRFPEMAIGSNEAPAKACMLSKTLLELHAHNHPLASKANLHLLRMEEQFAELFQQAQSAGDIGSEHDPKVLARRYQSDLLGLRVSAERDGVDAKAIAQEIADSLVRL
- a CDS encoding carboxymuconolactone decarboxylase family protein: MKFPFHDQDSAPDASKPLLVQSQKAFGRLPGLHKVLAESPQAYEGYQLLHKLFTETDFNADELTVVWQSINVEHECHYCVPAHTGIAKMMKVSDDITDALRNETALPTAKLEALRTFTVQMVRERGNVSEAQMKAFFDAGYGHRAVLDVILGLAQKTMSNYVNHVAETPVDEVFQPLEWKRSDTPLKV
- a CDS encoding DUF1007 family protein gives rise to the protein MKRPFVFVIGMTVGIALAAPMNAHPHIFVDGGIDFIMSGDETLDALSITWLYDEFETLYDLSSRGIEPQPDGTLSNADREAIRAAYSDWPDDFDGSAHLSIDSDLIEMAWPSDLAVDLVDGRLQLTFLRKLETPAILTNKSVEVAFYESTYFFAFAITNDPSFVGNETCEAVVVPYTPGEQSDEMKQSLALLNREETPDIANVGQLFADRIVVNCA
- the rpsU gene encoding 30S ribosomal protein S21, producing the protein MQVSVRDNNVDQALRALKKKLQREGVFREMKLKQHFEKPSEKNARQKAEAIRRARKLARKKLEREA
- a CDS encoding LysR family transcriptional regulator, with product MDISSQMLLFVKVVERGSISAAARAVGQTPSAVSKQIGMLEDQVRHRLLNRTRSGVLPTPEGHDFYEKCKALAEKFADAKAHIQSLDGSPRGKLKIASSVAFGKSQLIPVLPKFLNAYPDVSVALDLTDRDIDIEAERFDVAICFAEQRKMSDIVVRKFMQSRRILCAAPAYLERAGHPQNFADLAQHNCLRLAGNHERNEWIWQSDAKSANFEAKGNFEGNSTDVVFRATLAGLGIARLPSYLVAAKLQSAELIRVLPEYSQQNAEIAVLFADKRNLAPRIRVFVDFLVKEFRSGPEFCLVEA
- a CDS encoding DUF1127 domain-containing protein, with translation MAASIKQVAHDVRRFASVDFHRPNWAAPLGAALVRMGAGTVRWLASLMYTVQLSRMVKVLYEMNDRQLAEIGIKRTEIPAYAETLMTDHSD
- a CDS encoding nickel/cobalt transporter, whose product is MRLTIPIVLILAAALLFAIGSATFPGVMDWAVTQQRAFQNEMAAAVRAIRSGAPGGWAALLLAAGAYGVVHAAGPGHGKYLIGGVGLGSTVPASRMIVLAVASSLAQAIWAVVLVYGGFSLLQLSANHLTVIAEQWLAPASYLAIAVVGIIVMLRGLRTISRRKTNTPDHAGHVHHSDGCGHAHGPDPEQVASIKTFRESAALVASIAIRPCTGAIFLLVIAWQLDIKAAGFVATIAMGLGTAILTSGVAISSVALRGVAAFSGGRASVIGVAAPVLQIIAGVLILWFSLALLSISIL
- a CDS encoding DUF1127 domain-containing protein, which codes for MTDTHSMQQLGGVFVGTRTVFQQAVGKLQAARSRRKLYCRTITELSALSDQELRDLAIPRSHITRLAWETAYGC